CCCCCATTGAAAGAGATTGCAGAGGCAGTCGGAGGTGAGCGGATCTCTGTTGCGGTTGTTGTCCCGCCGGGATCAGAACCCCATACCTATGAACCGACACCGGCCCGGATCAGCAGGATATCCGGATCAGCATTGTTCTTCAGGATTGGGCCGGGCCTCCTTCCGTTTGAGGATCAGCTTGCCGGGAGGCTTGAGCAGCTCAACCCGGAGATGGCCGTCATCGACCTCTCGTCCGGAATCGACCTGATAGATGCCGGGGGATGCTGCCACCACCATGCTGGCGGGGGGTATGACCCCCATACCTGGCTCTCTCCACGAAACGGGGCTGTCATGGCAGATACAATCGCTCATGCACTCATTGAAGCAGATCCAGGGAACGAGGAGCTCTACCTGAAGAACCTGGAAGCATATATCCGACAGGTAGACGAGGTCGACTCGTACCTGAACGCCTCTTTTGCCGAAACCAGGATCAATGGATTCATCGTCACCCATGATGCCTGGGGTTATTTTGCACGGGATTATGGGCTCGAACAGATCGCCATCCATGTGGGGGGCAGGGAACCGACTGCACGGGAGATCCAGTCTGTCATCAGGAGAGCAGAGAGAGATGGGATCGGTGTCATCTTTGTCGAGCCGCAGTTCTCACCAAAGGCAGCAGAAGTCATTGCGAGAGAGATTGATGGTACCGTGGTGGAGATCGATCCCCTTGCTGAAGCGTACCTCGAGAATTTCCAGACGGTGGCAGACGCTCTCACAGGAGCATTGGGATGAAAAAAGCGCTTCAGATTGAGAACCTCACCGTCCGCTTCGGCACCCATACGGTACTTGAGGATGTCAGCTGGAGCATCTGTGAACACGATTTTGCCGCTTTGATTGGCCCAAACGGCGGGGGGAAGACAACGCTGCTCCGTGCAGTGCTTGGGCTTCTGCCGGTTGCAGGTGGCAGCATCCGGATCTTTGGAATGGATGTTTTTGAGGGAAGACGCAGAATCGGGTATGTCCCCCAGTTCCATTCATTTGACTTCTCATTTCCCATGACGCTCCTTGAGATGGTGCTCCAGAGCAGGCTCCCCTTTCTACCAGGTATTTTCGGGCGGTACAGCAGGCAGGATTATGACGCAGGTGAGCAGGCGCTCCAAAGAGCAGGGCTCTGGGAGAAGAGAGATCACCCGATTCAAAGTCTCTCAGGGGGTGAACAGCAGCGTGCGATCATTGCCCGTGCACTGGCAGGAATGCCCCGCCTTCTCATCCTTGACGAGCCAACAGTCTATATTGATGCTCCGGCTGAAGAGCAGTTCTTCTCCCTGATTGAGGAGCTGCTTGAAGAGATGACCATACTCATCGTCACCCATGATATCGGGGCAATATCTGGGAAAGTAAACAGGATCGCCTGCTTAAACCGCCACCTGTATACGCATGGTGATGCGGTGATCACCGATGATATGCTCACCAGGGTCTATGGCTGTCCGGTTGACCTGATCGCCCATGGTGTGCCACACCGGGTGCTCAGGGAGCATGGGGGCGGCGATGATTGAGATTCTCGGATACGGGTTCTTCCAGAACGCCATCATCGCAGGGCTTCTTGCTGCTGTTGCCTGCGGTGTGGTCGGGAGCTTTGTTGTTGTCAGGCGGATGGTGGCAACAAGCGGAGGTATCGCCCATGCGGCATTCGGCGGTGTTGGTCTTGGCTATTTCATCGGGATTGATCCGCTGCTCGGTGCGGGTCTCTTCACCATCGGATGCGCTGTTCTGATGTGGTACCTGCATGACCGTGAGCTGCAGGAGACTGATACCATCACCGGTGCGATCTGGGCTGCCGGAATGGCAGTCGGTATCATCTTCGTCGCCCTTTCACCAGGATATGCGCCGGATCTCTTCAGCTACCTCTTCGGAAACATCCTCCTCGTCCCTGATAGTGACCTGATCCTGATGACAGTGCTTGTTGCGCTGATCCTCGCCCTGGTGTCAGTCCTCTTTGCAAGGCTTTCTGCTGTTGCATTTGATGCTGAGTATGCAGCCGTCCGTGGTCTCCCTGTCTCTGCACTCACGCTGATCCTCTTCCTCATGGTTGCGCTCAGCGTCGTCCTCCTCATCTCGGTGGTCGGGATCATCCTGGTTATCGCGCTGCTGACACTGCCTGCTGCAGGTGCCAGGCTCTATACCCGGAGACTCTCCACCATGATGGCAGCCGCTGTCTGTATCGGCATCCTGGCGGTGGGAGCGGGGATCGCCCTGTCGTATTATTTCGATCTCCCCTCAGGTGCAACCATTGTGCTTGCAGGCACTGCCATCTATGCGGCGCTGCTGGGTGGCCGGCACCTGCCTGCCCGGTAGAGTCTTTTTGGTTCTTCGCTGATTCTTATGGGTTTTACAAGGGGGCGAGTCATCATCTGGTTATCAGGTGTTTGCATCATCATTAGGATCTGTTCACTGAGGCGTTTTTCCCCAACCGCCCCGTCCCCGTCCTCACATGCTTCGCAAGAGAGGTTGTACTGGGCGGCCGCAGATGCTGGCGCGGGAGGGGCGGGAATACTTCGGGGGCTGCCAGAGCAGATAAACGCCCGATTCCTTTGGAATCGCCTTTCAGGTTGCTCTGATGAGCACGGATAGATCTGCTCTGTCATCCTGCTCCCTTCGCCTGACCCCGCCCCCCGATACCCGCGCCGCACCTGCTTCAAACTACCCACATAAAATAGCGAGGAGGCATCTTTTCAGACCGGCAGGGATTCCATCTCATCGAGAAACGGCATCAGCGTTGTGATATAGCGCCGGTTCTCTCCTTCTATGACTGCGTCGCCACAGGATATGACCTCAAGGATGAGAGGGAGTTCTTTGAGTTTTTCGCGGAATTCACGATCCTGTGTGGAGGCAAATGCAATAAACTTCTCAAGCCGGATAAAGGGGCGTTCATACTCGGAGACGTCCTTGAATGTTTCGATATCCTTCTCAATGGATGAAGACCTGGCCAGATCCTCTTCAAAGTAGAGGTATATCGAAATATCATATCGTCGCCCAAGCTCCTCCAGTTCGAGAATATCCACTTTCTCACCTGGTGCAACTGCAAAGGTGCTGCACTCGTCACTGCTCCCATCTGACATACCAGTAGTTTAGGTTTCTGGCTCTTAAGAGCGTCACGATCAGCAAAATTATATGTAGCCCTGCGCCATAAGGCGCCTAGGTGTTGGGATTGTCCGAAATGGATGAGGAAGGTACAAAAAAAGAGGAGAATTTTTTTCTTCTCATCTCCCTTCTCAGGGAGGGGACACTGAATTACCGGTGGCGGGCCGCGGAGGCTCTCGGGGACGAGGGGGATTCCCGGGCAGTCGGGCCGCTCATCGAGGCGCTCTCTGACCCCTATGAGGATGTCAGCTGGCTTGCGGCAAAATCGCTTGGCAAACTACAGGATCCGGAGGCTGTATTGCCCCTGATTGAGCTTCTGAAGAGCGAAGAAAAATGGAACAGGCTCGGTGCTGTTGAGGGGCTTGGGCTGATTGGGGATCCGCGGGCAGTTGAGCCGCTCATCGGGATTCTCAAAAACGATCCTGTCATGAAAGTCAGGAAGAAAGCGGCCTGGGCGCTTGGGCGGATCGGAGATCCGGCTGCACGAAAGGGGCTTTCTGAGATGGGGGATGTGGAAGATGAGGGTCTTCGAAAAGCCATAGCAGATGCACTGGCAGGGTTCTGAGCAGGGTTGGCGGAACCGAATGCCCGGCAGAGTCCGTTTTTTTCCCCATTTAGTTGAAATAAAGACACGAAAAGCAATTTTTGTGCATGAGAAAGCGCCTGTTTCGAAAAGGAATACTAATAATCCATAACCTCCATAAATAGATGGAATGAAGAAAGAGATCGGGAAAATAGTTGGACTGCTGGTTTTTCTCACAGTAGTCCTTGCACCGGTGGATCCGGCAGTTATTCCGATCGAGGCGCGATATGCACTTGCTGTCACCCTTCTCATGGCAATCTTCTGGGTTACAGAAGCAATACCTCTTGAAGTGACTGCGCTTTTGCCAATTATCCTCTTCCCGCTTCTTGGAGTTCTCTCAGTCAGGGAAGCAACCACACCGTATGCCGACCCGGTTATCTTCCTCTTCCTTGGTGGTTTTATCATCGCGATGTCGATGCA
The Methanocalculus natronophilus genome window above contains:
- a CDS encoding metal ABC transporter solute-binding protein, Zn/Mn family, which codes for MKSMLPLLLMLLVVSSVPGCLQAHTSQDEAAIPVAVSIPPLKEIAEAVGGERISVAVVVPPGSEPHTYEPTPARISRISGSALFFRIGPGLLPFEDQLAGRLEQLNPEMAVIDLSSGIDLIDAGGCCHHHAGGGYDPHTWLSPRNGAVMADTIAHALIEADPGNEELYLKNLEAYIRQVDEVDSYLNASFAETRINGFIVTHDAWGYFARDYGLEQIAIHVGGREPTAREIQSVIRRAERDGIGVIFVEPQFSPKAAEVIAREIDGTVVEIDPLAEAYLENFQTVADALTGALG
- a CDS encoding metal ABC transporter ATP-binding protein; the encoded protein is MKKALQIENLTVRFGTHTVLEDVSWSICEHDFAALIGPNGGGKTTLLRAVLGLLPVAGGSIRIFGMDVFEGRRRIGYVPQFHSFDFSFPMTLLEMVLQSRLPFLPGIFGRYSRQDYDAGEQALQRAGLWEKRDHPIQSLSGGEQQRAIIARALAGMPRLLILDEPTVYIDAPAEEQFFSLIEELLEEMTILIVTHDIGAISGKVNRIACLNRHLYTHGDAVITDDMLTRVYGCPVDLIAHGVPHRVLREHGGGDD
- a CDS encoding metal ABC transporter permease, coding for MIEILGYGFFQNAIIAGLLAAVACGVVGSFVVVRRMVATSGGIAHAAFGGVGLGYFIGIDPLLGAGLFTIGCAVLMWYLHDRELQETDTITGAIWAAGMAVGIIFVALSPGYAPDLFSYLFGNILLVPDSDLILMTVLVALILALVSVLFARLSAVAFDAEYAAVRGLPVSALTLILFLMVALSVVLLISVVGIILVIALLTLPAAGARLYTRRLSTMMAAAVCIGILAVGAGIALSYYFDLPSGATIVLAGTAIYAALLGGRHLPAR
- a CDS encoding HEAT repeat domain-containing protein, producing the protein MDEEGTKKEENFFLLISLLREGTLNYRWRAAEALGDEGDSRAVGPLIEALSDPYEDVSWLAAKSLGKLQDPEAVLPLIELLKSEEKWNRLGAVEGLGLIGDPRAVEPLIGILKNDPVMKVRKKAAWALGRIGDPAARKGLSEMGDVEDEGLRKAIADALAGF